Proteins from a single region of Acidovorax sp. NCPPB 3576:
- a CDS encoding 3-deoxy-7-phosphoheptulonate synthase, whose product MTTPPTPHVHRTATPLSTHDTTRIDDTRIKAVRPLITPALLQEWLPTPPGALQLVETSRAAISRVLHGQDDRLVVVVGPCSIHDHGQAMEYARQLKAQADALAQDLLVVMRVYFEKPRTTVGWKGYINDPHLDGSFAINEGLEMARTLLLDILALGLPVGTEFLDLLSPQFISDLVSWGAIGARTTESQSHRQLASGLSCPVGFKNGTDGGVKVASDAILAAQAPHAFMGMTKMGQSAIFETRGNNDCHVILRGGKQPNYAAPSVDAACQLLQAAGLRAQVMVDVSHANSSKQHSRQIDVAADVAGQVAGGDLRIMGLMIESHLQEGRQDIVAGQPLAHGVSVTDACISLPQTVPVLQNLAQAVRERRRGR is encoded by the coding sequence ATGACGACCCCACCCACCCCCCACGTGCACCGCACCGCCACCCCGCTCTCCACCCACGACACGACCCGCATCGACGACACGCGCATCAAGGCCGTGCGGCCGCTGATCACGCCTGCGCTGCTGCAGGAATGGCTGCCCACGCCGCCCGGCGCGCTGCAACTGGTCGAGACCAGCCGCGCGGCGATCTCGCGCGTGCTGCACGGCCAGGACGACCGGCTGGTCGTGGTGGTGGGGCCCTGCTCGATCCACGACCACGGGCAGGCCATGGAATACGCCCGCCAGCTCAAGGCGCAGGCCGATGCGCTGGCGCAGGACCTGCTGGTCGTGATGCGCGTGTATTTCGAAAAGCCCCGCACCACCGTCGGCTGGAAGGGCTACATCAACGACCCGCACCTGGACGGCAGCTTCGCCATCAACGAGGGGCTGGAGATGGCCCGCACGCTGCTGCTGGACATCCTGGCGCTGGGCCTGCCGGTGGGCACCGAGTTCCTCGACCTGCTCAGCCCGCAGTTCATCAGCGACCTGGTGAGCTGGGGCGCGATCGGGGCGCGCACCACCGAAAGCCAGAGCCACCGGCAGCTGGCCAGCGGCCTGTCGTGCCCGGTGGGCTTCAAGAACGGCACCGACGGCGGCGTGAAGGTGGCCAGCGACGCCATCCTGGCGGCCCAGGCGCCGCACGCCTTCATGGGCATGACCAAGATGGGCCAGTCCGCGATCTTCGAGACGCGCGGCAACAACGACTGCCACGTGATCCTGCGCGGCGGCAAGCAGCCCAACTATGCAGCGCCCTCCGTGGACGCGGCCTGCCAGCTGCTCCAGGCGGCGGGATTGCGCGCGCAGGTCATGGTGGATGTATCGCACGCCAACAGCAGCAAGCAGCACAGCCGCCAGATCGACGTGGCGGCCGACGTCGCCGGCCAGGTGGCGGGCGGCGACCTGCGCATCATGGGCCTGATGATCGAAAGCCACCTGCAGGAAGGCCGGCAGGACATCGTGGCCGGCCAGCCGCTGGCGCACGGGGTGTCGGTGACGGACGCCTGCATCAGTCTGCCGCAGACGGTGCCGGTGCTGCAGAACCTGGCGCAGGCAGTACGCGAGCGGCGCCGAGGCCGATAG
- a CDS encoding C40 family peptidase: protein MRASLCLALLSAALLLAGCGTTPQPRSPRASVQYSQLSPDQSSDIAIHALGLVGTPYRYGGNTPEGGFDCSGLIGYVYKSRAGIAPPRTVAQLSDFGLPVDTGDLRTGDLVVFGAGRPTHAGIYVGEGRFVHAPSTGGEVRMDRLDSRYWSRQKTAFRRP from the coding sequence ATGCGTGCCTCCCTCTGCCTTGCACTGTTGTCTGCCGCCTTGCTGCTGGCCGGCTGCGGCACCACGCCGCAGCCGCGTTCGCCCCGCGCCAGCGTGCAGTATTCGCAGCTGTCGCCCGACCAGTCGAGCGACATCGCCATCCATGCGCTGGGGCTGGTGGGCACGCCGTACCGCTATGGCGGCAACACGCCCGAGGGCGGGTTCGACTGCAGCGGCCTCATCGGCTATGTCTATAAGAGCCGCGCGGGCATCGCCCCGCCGCGCACCGTGGCGCAGCTGAGCGATTTCGGCCTGCCGGTGGATACCGGCGACCTGCGCACGGGCGACCTGGTGGTGTTCGGCGCGGGCCGGCCGACGCACGCGGGCATCTACGTGGGCGAGGGCCGCTTCGTGCACGCGCCCTCCACCGGCGGCGAGGTGCGGATGGACCGGCTCGATTCGCGCTATTGGTCACGGCAGAAAACCGCTTTCCGCCGGCCCTGA
- a CDS encoding chloride channel protein, whose amino-acid sequence MHREPDFLHNLRQEFADGWRWVERAIVLAYAAAAGLFVVAFTILGEWAFARFEQVLHWQGGWAVLLWTPALTAAIVWATRRFVPGAAGSGIPQVMAALEPGLPPSQRGYFVSLRMSLGKVLLGSAGFLAGLSMGREGPSVQVAAGVMQHAQRWLGPRSGITSHALLVAGGAAGIAAAFNAPLAGVVFAIEELSRKLESRSSGLIIAAIVLAGLMGVSFFGNLTYFGVIRVPRLGWDALLPGLGVALVCGVLGGLFAKLITASLTGAPGRLNQWRARFPVRFAAAGGLAVAVIGLATGGATFGAGSEAVKHMLAGQADVPAFYVTLKFIATWLTAWCGVPGGFFAPALSIGAGVGHNLSLLTSADIAPALIAMGMAAFLAAVTQAPLTAFIIVMEMVDGHAMVLSLMASAMLASLVSRMLVRPLYETLADHLLHKVGAAPAAPADASPR is encoded by the coding sequence ATGCATCGCGAACCCGACTTTCTTCACAACCTGCGGCAGGAGTTCGCGGACGGCTGGCGGTGGGTGGAACGCGCGATCGTGCTGGCCTACGCCGCGGCGGCCGGGCTTTTCGTGGTGGCGTTCACGATCCTGGGGGAATGGGCGTTCGCACGCTTCGAGCAGGTGCTGCATTGGCAGGGCGGCTGGGCCGTGCTGCTGTGGACCCCGGCGCTCACGGCCGCCATCGTGTGGGCCACGCGCCGCTTCGTTCCCGGGGCCGCGGGCTCGGGCATTCCGCAGGTGATGGCGGCGCTGGAGCCGGGGCTGCCGCCCAGCCAGCGCGGCTACTTCGTGTCCCTGCGCATGTCGCTGGGCAAGGTGCTGCTGGGCAGCGCGGGCTTTCTGGCCGGGCTTTCCATGGGCCGCGAGGGCCCGTCGGTGCAGGTGGCGGCGGGTGTGATGCAGCATGCACAGCGCTGGCTCGGGCCGCGCTCGGGCATCACCAGCCATGCGCTGCTGGTGGCGGGCGGGGCCGCTGGCATCGCAGCGGCCTTCAATGCGCCGCTGGCGGGCGTGGTGTTCGCGATCGAGGAGCTGTCTCGCAAGCTCGAATCGCGCAGCAGCGGGCTCATCATCGCGGCCATCGTGCTGGCCGGGCTGATGGGGGTGTCGTTCTTCGGCAACCTGACCTATTTCGGCGTGATCCGCGTGCCCCGCCTGGGCTGGGACGCGCTGCTGCCCGGCCTGGGCGTGGCCCTGGTGTGCGGCGTGCTGGGCGGCCTGTTCGCCAAGCTCATCACCGCCTCGCTCACCGGCGCGCCGGGCCGACTCAACCAGTGGCGTGCCCGCTTCCCGGTGCGCTTTGCGGCGGCGGGCGGCCTGGCGGTGGCGGTGATCGGCCTGGCCACCGGCGGCGCCACCTTCGGCGCCGGCTCCGAGGCGGTCAAGCACATGCTGGCGGGGCAGGCCGATGTGCCGGCGTTCTATGTCACGCTGAAATTCATCGCCACCTGGCTCACGGCCTGGTGCGGCGTGCCCGGCGGGTTCTTCGCGCCGGCGCTGTCGATTGGCGCTGGGGTGGGGCACAACCTCTCGCTGCTGACCAGTGCGGACATCGCCCCGGCGCTGATCGCCATGGGCATGGCGGCCTTCCTGGCGGCGGTCACGCAGGCGCCGCTCACGGCCTTCATCATCGTGATGGAGATGGTGGACGGCCATGCCATGGTGCTGAGCCTGATGGCCTCGGCCATGCTGGCCAGCCTGGTGTCGCGCATGCTGGTGCGCCCGCTCTACGAAACGCTGGCGGATCACCTGCTGCACAAGGTGGGCGCGGCGCCGGCGGCCCCCGCAGACGCATCGCCCCGCTGA
- the ssb gene encoding single-stranded DNA-binding protein — protein sequence MASVNKVIIVGNLGRDPEMRTFPSGDQVANVTIATTDRWRDKNTGENKEATEWHRVVFNGRLAEIVGQYLRKGSQVYVEGSLRTRKWTDQAGQEKFTTEIRADSMQMLGSRQGMGGGGQGGGGGYEDSGYGGGGNDGGYDNSAAPAPARRPAPAPAPRPAAPAPRPAPAPAAQAPRAASGFDDMDDDIPF from the coding sequence ATGGCATCCGTCAACAAAGTCATCATCGTGGGCAACCTCGGGCGCGATCCCGAAATGCGCACCTTCCCCAGCGGCGATCAGGTCGCCAACGTCACCATCGCCACCACCGACCGCTGGCGCGACAAGAACACCGGCGAAAACAAGGAAGCCACCGAGTGGCACCGCGTGGTGTTCAACGGCCGCCTGGCCGAAATCGTCGGCCAGTACCTGCGCAAGGGCTCGCAGGTCTATGTGGAAGGCAGCTTGCGCACCCGCAAGTGGACCGACCAGGCCGGCCAGGAAAAATTCACCACCGAAATCCGAGCCGACAGCATGCAGATGCTGGGCAGCCGCCAGGGCATGGGCGGTGGCGGCCAGGGCGGTGGTGGTGGCTACGAAGACAGCGGCTACGGTGGCGGTGGCAACGACGGCGGCTACGACAACAGCGCCGCCCCCGCGCCGGCACGCCGCCCTGCCCCGGCACCTGCGCCGCGGCCTGCAGCGCCGGCGCCCCGTCCGGCACCGGCACCCGCGGCCCAGGCCCCGCGTGCGGCCTCGGGCTTCGACGACATGGACGACGACATTCCGTTCTGA